A single Epinephelus lanceolatus isolate andai-2023 chromosome 22, ASM4190304v1, whole genome shotgun sequence DNA region contains:
- the LOC117245887 gene encoding uncharacterized protein LOC117245887 isoform X1: MNKREEVPTRGNTESLKSVCLDSILNWTEQSEEYRSSETRTLPWIIQSESKVSSLSMIYRLWLCSLMIRHGMQQNFKMLRQRNGLSLQSPLRPLSVLVFHLLLTHSVTGQSPLMGSSQPIVATVGDDIILPCHLEPAVDVAAMTLEWTRSDLDPEFVFVWRAGQDLVHTKHPSYKGRTSLFSDELKRGNISLKLSDVRPSDAGRYKCFIPDMRKGSFIELVVGAASSPVISLAGIDRDKGGVVLQCESAGWYPEPEVLWLDGEGKLLSAGPTETVRGPDDLYTVSSRVTVEKRHSNSFTCRVQQRNINQTTETYIYIPDDFFKVQSASAFPIITGLAVSLTVCIMFIVLLLFFLWKWRQNIIKTKRSHCDETETGKKKNSSKTNKTEDQSVPVEEREHLMTTETVEMKVVKGKGGKKSKHIKKQRCQQQLLEEQQRREEAEKGVQTLKEEMETKRKEVETKQSELQQLHEEKQRKEDKLQTLKEKLETKNKELETIKKTQSRFYSTSQIDEKQAEVQQLQNQIQRMESNLQTLMETLSKNMELERSRVTSAHSSSSASKWPIVSRQKFQEEQQRREDAENKVQILEEKLQTQTKKLESNKQAADKFRTTERDLTERQLKNKDTEISELKRDMQELFQRKQQEAKEAERVMKELTDKNTEWQKKLSDERTKREEAERQVEALKKELTTKPKTNESVPVQHGASSPTGPVIVLEVDPYGRYIRLKNRSNMEQQLRDWKLHVQVNKTIPITYQFDHPRRLQSGETVRIWSPGYRHHHTYSDLEWRELKSWSLTDQLQITLISNTGQTQHQLSL, encoded by the exons ATGAATAAAAGGGAGGAGGTGCCAACAAGGGGGAACACTGAGAGTCTAAAGTCAGTGTGTTTAGACTCCATTTTAAACTGGACAGAGCAGTCAGAGGAATACAGATCGTCTGAGACACG CACTCTGCCGTGGATAATCCAGAGTGAGTCCAAGGTCAGCAGCCTGTCAATGATTTACAGACTTTGGCTGTGCAGCCTGATGATTCGACACGGCATGCAGCAG AACTTCAAGATGCTTCGTCAGAGGAATGGACTGTCCCTTCAGTCTCCACTCAGACCCCTCAGTGTGTTGGTTTTCCATCTTCTTCTGACACACTCTGTGACAG GTCAGTCTCCGTTGATGGGTTCATCTCAGCCAATAGTAGCAACAGttggtgatgacatcatcttgCCATGTCACCTGGAACCTGCAGTGGACGTTGCTGCCATGACGTTGGAGTGGACGAGATCTGACCTGGACCCTGAATTTGTCTTTGTGTGGCGTGCTGGTCAGGACCTCGTACATACTAAACATCCATCCTACAAAGGAAGAACGTCTCTGttcagtgatgaactgaagaGAGGAAACATTTCACTGAAACTCTCTGATGTGAGACCTTCTGATGCAGGAAGATACAAGTGCTTCATTCCAGACATGCGTAAAGGATCTTTCATTGAGCTTGTTGTTG GTGCTGCATCCTCACCTGTCATCAGTTTAGCAGGGATCGACAGAGACAAGGGGGGAGTGGTGTTACAGTGTGAGTCTGCAGGCTGGTATCCAGAGCCTGAGGTGTTGTGGCTGGACGGTGAGGGAAAGCTCCTCTCTGCTggacctacagagacagtcagaggtcCTGATGACCTCTATactgtcagcagcagagtgactgtggagaagagacacagcaacagcttcaCCTGTAGAGTCCAACAGAGGAACATCAACCAGACCACAGAGACATATATCTATATACcag ATGATTTCTTCAAGGTCCAGTCTGCTTCAGCTTTCCCCATCATCACTGGTTTGGCTGTTAGTTTGACTGTTTGCATCATGTTTATTGTCCTGCTTCTCTTCTTTTTGTGGAAATGGAGGCAAAACATTATCA AGACCAAGAGAAGCCACTGTGATGAAACTGAGACaggaaaaaagaagaacagCTCTAAAACCAACAAAACTGAAGATCAGTCTGTTCCTGTTGAAGAAAGAGAGCACCTCATGACAACTGAAACAGTGGAAATGAAGGTAGTAAAGGGAAAAGGGGGAAAGAAAAGCAAACAT ATTAAGAAGCAGAgatgtcagcagcagctcctggaggagcagcagaggagggaggaagctGAGAAGGGAGTTCAGACTCTGAAAGAAGAGATGGAGACCAAGAGGAAGGAG GTTGAAACTAAACAatctgagctgcagcagctccatGAAGAGAAGCAGAGGAAGGAGGACAAGCTGCAGACACTGAAGGAAAAGCTGGAGACCAAAAATAAAGAG CTGGAGACaattaaaaaaacccaaagcCGCTTTTACTCAACTTCTCAG ATTGATGAGAAACAAGCTGAAGTTCAGCAGCTCCAGAATCAGATTCAGAGGATGGAGTCCAACCTGCAGACCCTGATGGAGACTCTGTCCAAAAACATGGAg TTGGAAAGAAGCAGAGTCACTTCAGCccactcttcctcctctgct TCAAAGTGGCCAATAGTTTCCAGGCAGAAGTtccaggaggagcagcagaggagggaggacgCTGAGAACAAGGTTCAGATCCTGGAGGAGAAGCTGCAGACTCAGACTAAGAAG ctggaGAGCAACAAACAAGCAGCTGACAAATTTAGGACAACTGAGAGAGACCTGACGGAGCGTCAACTGAAGAACAAGGATACAGAAATCAGCGAGCTAAAGAGagat ATGCAGGAGCTGTTCCAGCGTAAACAGCAGGAGGCAAAGGAAGCTGAGAGAGTCATGAAGGAactgactgacaaaaacacTGAG tGGCAGAAGAAGCTCAGCGATGAGAGGACCAAAAGGGAGGAAGCTGAGAGACAAGTTGAGGCCTTAAAGAAGGAGCTGACGACTaag CCAAAGACAAATGAATCTGTGCCAGTGCAGCACGGAGCCAGCTCACCCACAGGACCTGTCATTGTACTTGAGGTCGACCCATATGGCAGATATATCCGTCTAAAGAACAGATCAAATATG GAACAACAGCTGAGAGACTGGAAATTACATGTTCAGGTCAACAAGACAATACCTATCACATATCAATTTGACCACCCACGCAGACTCCAGTCTGGAGAAACTGTCAGA ATATGGTCCCCAGGATATCGTCACCATCATACTTACAGTGACTTGGAGTGGAGAGAGCTGAAGTCCTGGAGCCTTACAGACCAACTGCAGATCACTCTCATCAGCAACACTGGACAGACTCAACATCAACTCAGTTTATAA
- the LOC117245887 gene encoding uncharacterized protein LOC117245887 isoform X5: protein MIYRLWLCSLMIRHGMQQNFKMLRQRNGLSLQSPLRPLSVLVFHLLLTHSVTGQSPLMGSSQPIVATVGDDIILPCHLEPAVDVAAMTLEWTRSDLDPEFVFVWRAGQDLVHTKHPSYKGRTSLFSDELKRGNISLKLSDVRPSDAGRYKCFIPDMRKGSFIELVVGAASSPVISLAGIDRDKGGVVLQCESAGWYPEPEVLWLDGEGKLLSAGPTETVRGPDDLYTVSSRVTVEKRHSNSFTCRVQQRNINQTTETYIYIPDDFFKVQSASAFPIITGLAVSLTVCIMFIVLLLFFLWKWRQNIIKTKRSHCDETETGKKKNSSKTNKTEDQSVPVEEREHLMTTETVEMKVVKGKGGKKSKHIKKQRCQQQLLEEQQRREEAEKGVQTLKEEMETKRKEVETKQSELQQLHEEKQRKEDKLQTLKEKLETKNKELETIKKTQSRFYSTSQIDEKQAEVQQLQNQIQRMESNLQTLMETLSKNMELERSRVTSAHSSSSASKWPIVSRQKFQEEQQRREDAENKVQILEEKLQTQTKKLESNKQAADKFRTTERDLTERQLKNKDTEISELKRDMQELFQRKQQEAKEAERVMKELTDKNTEWQKKLSDERTKREEAERQVEALKKELTTKPKTNESVPVQHGASSPTGPVIVLEVDPYGRYIRLKNRSNMEQQLRDWKLHVQVNKTIPITYQFDHPRRLQSGETVRIWSPGYRHHHTYSDLEWRELKSWSLTDQLQITLISNTGQTQHQLSL from the exons ATGATTTACAGACTTTGGCTGTGCAGCCTGATGATTCGACACGGCATGCAGCAG AACTTCAAGATGCTTCGTCAGAGGAATGGACTGTCCCTTCAGTCTCCACTCAGACCCCTCAGTGTGTTGGTTTTCCATCTTCTTCTGACACACTCTGTGACAG GTCAGTCTCCGTTGATGGGTTCATCTCAGCCAATAGTAGCAACAGttggtgatgacatcatcttgCCATGTCACCTGGAACCTGCAGTGGACGTTGCTGCCATGACGTTGGAGTGGACGAGATCTGACCTGGACCCTGAATTTGTCTTTGTGTGGCGTGCTGGTCAGGACCTCGTACATACTAAACATCCATCCTACAAAGGAAGAACGTCTCTGttcagtgatgaactgaagaGAGGAAACATTTCACTGAAACTCTCTGATGTGAGACCTTCTGATGCAGGAAGATACAAGTGCTTCATTCCAGACATGCGTAAAGGATCTTTCATTGAGCTTGTTGTTG GTGCTGCATCCTCACCTGTCATCAGTTTAGCAGGGATCGACAGAGACAAGGGGGGAGTGGTGTTACAGTGTGAGTCTGCAGGCTGGTATCCAGAGCCTGAGGTGTTGTGGCTGGACGGTGAGGGAAAGCTCCTCTCTGCTggacctacagagacagtcagaggtcCTGATGACCTCTATactgtcagcagcagagtgactgtggagaagagacacagcaacagcttcaCCTGTAGAGTCCAACAGAGGAACATCAACCAGACCACAGAGACATATATCTATATACcag ATGATTTCTTCAAGGTCCAGTCTGCTTCAGCTTTCCCCATCATCACTGGTTTGGCTGTTAGTTTGACTGTTTGCATCATGTTTATTGTCCTGCTTCTCTTCTTTTTGTGGAAATGGAGGCAAAACATTATCA AGACCAAGAGAAGCCACTGTGATGAAACTGAGACaggaaaaaagaagaacagCTCTAAAACCAACAAAACTGAAGATCAGTCTGTTCCTGTTGAAGAAAGAGAGCACCTCATGACAACTGAAACAGTGGAAATGAAGGTAGTAAAGGGAAAAGGGGGAAAGAAAAGCAAACAT ATTAAGAAGCAGAgatgtcagcagcagctcctggaggagcagcagaggagggaggaagctGAGAAGGGAGTTCAGACTCTGAAAGAAGAGATGGAGACCAAGAGGAAGGAG GTTGAAACTAAACAatctgagctgcagcagctccatGAAGAGAAGCAGAGGAAGGAGGACAAGCTGCAGACACTGAAGGAAAAGCTGGAGACCAAAAATAAAGAG CTGGAGACaattaaaaaaacccaaagcCGCTTTTACTCAACTTCTCAG ATTGATGAGAAACAAGCTGAAGTTCAGCAGCTCCAGAATCAGATTCAGAGGATGGAGTCCAACCTGCAGACCCTGATGGAGACTCTGTCCAAAAACATGGAg TTGGAAAGAAGCAGAGTCACTTCAGCccactcttcctcctctgct TCAAAGTGGCCAATAGTTTCCAGGCAGAAGTtccaggaggagcagcagaggagggaggacgCTGAGAACAAGGTTCAGATCCTGGAGGAGAAGCTGCAGACTCAGACTAAGAAG ctggaGAGCAACAAACAAGCAGCTGACAAATTTAGGACAACTGAGAGAGACCTGACGGAGCGTCAACTGAAGAACAAGGATACAGAAATCAGCGAGCTAAAGAGagat ATGCAGGAGCTGTTCCAGCGTAAACAGCAGGAGGCAAAGGAAGCTGAGAGAGTCATGAAGGAactgactgacaaaaacacTGAG tGGCAGAAGAAGCTCAGCGATGAGAGGACCAAAAGGGAGGAAGCTGAGAGACAAGTTGAGGCCTTAAAGAAGGAGCTGACGACTaag CCAAAGACAAATGAATCTGTGCCAGTGCAGCACGGAGCCAGCTCACCCACAGGACCTGTCATTGTACTTGAGGTCGACCCATATGGCAGATATATCCGTCTAAAGAACAGATCAAATATG GAACAACAGCTGAGAGACTGGAAATTACATGTTCAGGTCAACAAGACAATACCTATCACATATCAATTTGACCACCCACGCAGACTCCAGTCTGGAGAAACTGTCAGA ATATGGTCCCCAGGATATCGTCACCATCATACTTACAGTGACTTGGAGTGGAGAGAGCTGAAGTCCTGGAGCCTTACAGACCAACTGCAGATCACTCTCATCAGCAACACTGGACAGACTCAACATCAACTCAGTTTATAA
- the LOC117245887 gene encoding uncharacterized protein LOC117245887 isoform X7, producing MLRQRNGLSLQSPLRPLSVLVFHLLLTHSVTGQSPLMGSSQPIVATVGDDIILPCHLEPAVDVAAMTLEWTRSDLDPEFVFVWRAGQDLVHTKHPSYKGRTSLFSDELKRGNISLKLSDVRPSDAGRYKCFIPDMRKGSFIELVVGAASSPVISLAGIDRDKGGVVLQCESAGWYPEPEVLWLDGEGKLLSAGPTETVRGPDDLYTVSSRVTVEKRHSNSFTCRVQQRNINQTTETYIYIPDDFFKVQSASAFPIITGLAVSLTVCIMFIVLLLFFLWKWRQNIIKTKRSHCDETETGKKKNSSKTNKTEDQSVPVEEREHLMTTETVEMKVVKGKGGKKSKHIKKQRCQQQLLEEQQRREEAEKGVQTLKEEMETKRKEVETKQSELQQLHEEKQRKEDKLQTLKEKLETKNKELETIKKTQSRFYSTSQIDEKQAEVQQLQNQIQRMESNLQTLMETLSKNMELERSRVTSAHSSSSASKWPIVSRQKFQEEQQRREDAENKVQILEEKLQTQTKKLESNKQAADKFRTTERDLTERQLKNKDTEISELKRDMQELFQRKQQEAKEAERVMKELTDKNTEWQKKLSDERTKREEAERQVEALKKELTTKPKTNESVPVQHGASSPTGPVIVLEVDPYGRYIRLKNRSNMEQQLRDWKLHVQVNKTIPITYQFDHPRRLQSGETVRIWSPGYRHHHTYSDLEWRELKSWSLTDQLQITLISNTGQTQHQLSL from the exons ATGCTTCGTCAGAGGAATGGACTGTCCCTTCAGTCTCCACTCAGACCCCTCAGTGTGTTGGTTTTCCATCTTCTTCTGACACACTCTGTGACAG GTCAGTCTCCGTTGATGGGTTCATCTCAGCCAATAGTAGCAACAGttggtgatgacatcatcttgCCATGTCACCTGGAACCTGCAGTGGACGTTGCTGCCATGACGTTGGAGTGGACGAGATCTGACCTGGACCCTGAATTTGTCTTTGTGTGGCGTGCTGGTCAGGACCTCGTACATACTAAACATCCATCCTACAAAGGAAGAACGTCTCTGttcagtgatgaactgaagaGAGGAAACATTTCACTGAAACTCTCTGATGTGAGACCTTCTGATGCAGGAAGATACAAGTGCTTCATTCCAGACATGCGTAAAGGATCTTTCATTGAGCTTGTTGTTG GTGCTGCATCCTCACCTGTCATCAGTTTAGCAGGGATCGACAGAGACAAGGGGGGAGTGGTGTTACAGTGTGAGTCTGCAGGCTGGTATCCAGAGCCTGAGGTGTTGTGGCTGGACGGTGAGGGAAAGCTCCTCTCTGCTggacctacagagacagtcagaggtcCTGATGACCTCTATactgtcagcagcagagtgactgtggagaagagacacagcaacagcttcaCCTGTAGAGTCCAACAGAGGAACATCAACCAGACCACAGAGACATATATCTATATACcag ATGATTTCTTCAAGGTCCAGTCTGCTTCAGCTTTCCCCATCATCACTGGTTTGGCTGTTAGTTTGACTGTTTGCATCATGTTTATTGTCCTGCTTCTCTTCTTTTTGTGGAAATGGAGGCAAAACATTATCA AGACCAAGAGAAGCCACTGTGATGAAACTGAGACaggaaaaaagaagaacagCTCTAAAACCAACAAAACTGAAGATCAGTCTGTTCCTGTTGAAGAAAGAGAGCACCTCATGACAACTGAAACAGTGGAAATGAAGGTAGTAAAGGGAAAAGGGGGAAAGAAAAGCAAACAT ATTAAGAAGCAGAgatgtcagcagcagctcctggaggagcagcagaggagggaggaagctGAGAAGGGAGTTCAGACTCTGAAAGAAGAGATGGAGACCAAGAGGAAGGAG GTTGAAACTAAACAatctgagctgcagcagctccatGAAGAGAAGCAGAGGAAGGAGGACAAGCTGCAGACACTGAAGGAAAAGCTGGAGACCAAAAATAAAGAG CTGGAGACaattaaaaaaacccaaagcCGCTTTTACTCAACTTCTCAG ATTGATGAGAAACAAGCTGAAGTTCAGCAGCTCCAGAATCAGATTCAGAGGATGGAGTCCAACCTGCAGACCCTGATGGAGACTCTGTCCAAAAACATGGAg TTGGAAAGAAGCAGAGTCACTTCAGCccactcttcctcctctgct TCAAAGTGGCCAATAGTTTCCAGGCAGAAGTtccaggaggagcagcagaggagggaggacgCTGAGAACAAGGTTCAGATCCTGGAGGAGAAGCTGCAGACTCAGACTAAGAAG ctggaGAGCAACAAACAAGCAGCTGACAAATTTAGGACAACTGAGAGAGACCTGACGGAGCGTCAACTGAAGAACAAGGATACAGAAATCAGCGAGCTAAAGAGagat ATGCAGGAGCTGTTCCAGCGTAAACAGCAGGAGGCAAAGGAAGCTGAGAGAGTCATGAAGGAactgactgacaaaaacacTGAG tGGCAGAAGAAGCTCAGCGATGAGAGGACCAAAAGGGAGGAAGCTGAGAGACAAGTTGAGGCCTTAAAGAAGGAGCTGACGACTaag CCAAAGACAAATGAATCTGTGCCAGTGCAGCACGGAGCCAGCTCACCCACAGGACCTGTCATTGTACTTGAGGTCGACCCATATGGCAGATATATCCGTCTAAAGAACAGATCAAATATG GAACAACAGCTGAGAGACTGGAAATTACATGTTCAGGTCAACAAGACAATACCTATCACATATCAATTTGACCACCCACGCAGACTCCAGTCTGGAGAAACTGTCAGA ATATGGTCCCCAGGATATCGTCACCATCATACTTACAGTGACTTGGAGTGGAGAGAGCTGAAGTCCTGGAGCCTTACAGACCAACTGCAGATCACTCTCATCAGCAACACTGGACAGACTCAACATCAACTCAGTTTATAA
- the LOC117245887 gene encoding uncharacterized protein LOC117245887 isoform X4, translating to MTLFLTALVTLLAYITAVFPHNVSLISFEFQNFKMLRQRNGLSLQSPLRPLSVLVFHLLLTHSVTGQSPLMGSSQPIVATVGDDIILPCHLEPAVDVAAMTLEWTRSDLDPEFVFVWRAGQDLVHTKHPSYKGRTSLFSDELKRGNISLKLSDVRPSDAGRYKCFIPDMRKGSFIELVVGAASSPVISLAGIDRDKGGVVLQCESAGWYPEPEVLWLDGEGKLLSAGPTETVRGPDDLYTVSSRVTVEKRHSNSFTCRVQQRNINQTTETYIYIPDDFFKVQSASAFPIITGLAVSLTVCIMFIVLLLFFLWKWRQNIIKTKRSHCDETETGKKKNSSKTNKTEDQSVPVEEREHLMTTETVEMKVVKGKGGKKSKHIKKQRCQQQLLEEQQRREEAEKGVQTLKEEMETKRKEVETKQSELQQLHEEKQRKEDKLQTLKEKLETKNKELETIKKTQSRFYSTSQIDEKQAEVQQLQNQIQRMESNLQTLMETLSKNMELERSRVTSAHSSSSASKWPIVSRQKFQEEQQRREDAENKVQILEEKLQTQTKKLESNKQAADKFRTTERDLTERQLKNKDTEISELKRDMQELFQRKQQEAKEAERVMKELTDKNTEWQKKLSDERTKREEAERQVEALKKELTTKPKTNESVPVQHGASSPTGPVIVLEVDPYGRYIRLKNRSNMEQQLRDWKLHVQVNKTIPITYQFDHPRRLQSGETVRIWSPGYRHHHTYSDLEWRELKSWSLTDQLQITLISNTGQTQHQLSL from the exons ATGACTTTGTTTTTGACTGCATTAGTTACTTTGCTGGCATACATCACagcagtttttccacataatgtATCACTGATTTCATTTGAATTTCAGAACTTCAAGATGCTTCGTCAGAGGAATGGACTGTCCCTTCAGTCTCCACTCAGACCCCTCAGTGTGTTGGTTTTCCATCTTCTTCTGACACACTCTGTGACAG GTCAGTCTCCGTTGATGGGTTCATCTCAGCCAATAGTAGCAACAGttggtgatgacatcatcttgCCATGTCACCTGGAACCTGCAGTGGACGTTGCTGCCATGACGTTGGAGTGGACGAGATCTGACCTGGACCCTGAATTTGTCTTTGTGTGGCGTGCTGGTCAGGACCTCGTACATACTAAACATCCATCCTACAAAGGAAGAACGTCTCTGttcagtgatgaactgaagaGAGGAAACATTTCACTGAAACTCTCTGATGTGAGACCTTCTGATGCAGGAAGATACAAGTGCTTCATTCCAGACATGCGTAAAGGATCTTTCATTGAGCTTGTTGTTG GTGCTGCATCCTCACCTGTCATCAGTTTAGCAGGGATCGACAGAGACAAGGGGGGAGTGGTGTTACAGTGTGAGTCTGCAGGCTGGTATCCAGAGCCTGAGGTGTTGTGGCTGGACGGTGAGGGAAAGCTCCTCTCTGCTggacctacagagacagtcagaggtcCTGATGACCTCTATactgtcagcagcagagtgactgtggagaagagacacagcaacagcttcaCCTGTAGAGTCCAACAGAGGAACATCAACCAGACCACAGAGACATATATCTATATACcag ATGATTTCTTCAAGGTCCAGTCTGCTTCAGCTTTCCCCATCATCACTGGTTTGGCTGTTAGTTTGACTGTTTGCATCATGTTTATTGTCCTGCTTCTCTTCTTTTTGTGGAAATGGAGGCAAAACATTATCA AGACCAAGAGAAGCCACTGTGATGAAACTGAGACaggaaaaaagaagaacagCTCTAAAACCAACAAAACTGAAGATCAGTCTGTTCCTGTTGAAGAAAGAGAGCACCTCATGACAACTGAAACAGTGGAAATGAAGGTAGTAAAGGGAAAAGGGGGAAAGAAAAGCAAACAT ATTAAGAAGCAGAgatgtcagcagcagctcctggaggagcagcagaggagggaggaagctGAGAAGGGAGTTCAGACTCTGAAAGAAGAGATGGAGACCAAGAGGAAGGAG GTTGAAACTAAACAatctgagctgcagcagctccatGAAGAGAAGCAGAGGAAGGAGGACAAGCTGCAGACACTGAAGGAAAAGCTGGAGACCAAAAATAAAGAG CTGGAGACaattaaaaaaacccaaagcCGCTTTTACTCAACTTCTCAG ATTGATGAGAAACAAGCTGAAGTTCAGCAGCTCCAGAATCAGATTCAGAGGATGGAGTCCAACCTGCAGACCCTGATGGAGACTCTGTCCAAAAACATGGAg TTGGAAAGAAGCAGAGTCACTTCAGCccactcttcctcctctgct TCAAAGTGGCCAATAGTTTCCAGGCAGAAGTtccaggaggagcagcagaggagggaggacgCTGAGAACAAGGTTCAGATCCTGGAGGAGAAGCTGCAGACTCAGACTAAGAAG ctggaGAGCAACAAACAAGCAGCTGACAAATTTAGGACAACTGAGAGAGACCTGACGGAGCGTCAACTGAAGAACAAGGATACAGAAATCAGCGAGCTAAAGAGagat ATGCAGGAGCTGTTCCAGCGTAAACAGCAGGAGGCAAAGGAAGCTGAGAGAGTCATGAAGGAactgactgacaaaaacacTGAG tGGCAGAAGAAGCTCAGCGATGAGAGGACCAAAAGGGAGGAAGCTGAGAGACAAGTTGAGGCCTTAAAGAAGGAGCTGACGACTaag CCAAAGACAAATGAATCTGTGCCAGTGCAGCACGGAGCCAGCTCACCCACAGGACCTGTCATTGTACTTGAGGTCGACCCATATGGCAGATATATCCGTCTAAAGAACAGATCAAATATG GAACAACAGCTGAGAGACTGGAAATTACATGTTCAGGTCAACAAGACAATACCTATCACATATCAATTTGACCACCCACGCAGACTCCAGTCTGGAGAAACTGTCAGA ATATGGTCCCCAGGATATCGTCACCATCATACTTACAGTGACTTGGAGTGGAGAGAGCTGAAGTCCTGGAGCCTTACAGACCAACTGCAGATCACTCTCATCAGCAACACTGGACAGACTCAACATCAACTCAGTTTATAA